The following coding sequences lie in one Glycine max cultivar Williams 82 chromosome 19, Glycine_max_v4.0, whole genome shotgun sequence genomic window:
- the STS gene encoding stachyose synthase, with product MAPPNNPVNSTLGFKSLEKVFDLCDGKFTVRGVPLLSQVPNNVTFSSFSSICEPRDAPPSILQRVIAVSHKGGFFGFSQVSPSDRLTNSLGSFSGRNFLSIFRFKTWWSTQWVGNSGSDLQMETQWVLIEIPEIKSYVVIIPIIEKSFRSALHPGSDGHVMICAESGSTQVKASSFGAIAYVHVSENPYNVMKEAYSVLRVHLDSFRLLEEKTVPKIADKFGWCTWDAFYLTVNPVGVWHGLKDFAEGGVAPRFVIIDDGWQSVNFDGDDPNVDAKNLVLGGEQMTARLHRFEECDKFGSYQKGLLLGPNAPSFNPKTVKELIAKGIEVERLGKLRDEAVSSGVSDLSLTEIESRIVKVKKEIDDLFGGEGKENKELCGGCCCKANECGGIKAFIRDLRTEFKGLDDVYVWHALCGSWGGVRPGATHLNSKITPCKLSPGLDGTMQDLAVVKIVEGSIGLVHPDQANDLYDSMHSYLAQSGVTGVKIDVFHSLEYVCEEYGGRVELAKAYYDGLTNSIVKNFNGSGIIASMQQCNDFFFLGTKQIPMGRVGDDFWFQDPNGDPMGVFWLQGVHMIHCAYNSLWMGQMIQPDWDMFQSDHVCAKFHAGSRAICGGPVYVSDSVGSHDFDLIKMLVFPDGTVPKCIHFALPTRDCLFKNPLFDQKTVLKIWNFNKYGGVIGAFNCQGAGWDPKMKKIKGFSECYRPISCTVHVTEVEWDQKKEAVHMGKAEEYVVYLNQAEELHFMTPKSEPLQFTIQPSTFEIYNFVPVEKLGGSIKFAPIGLTNMFNSGGTIQELECVEKGAKVKVKGDGRFLAYSSESPKKFQLNGSDVAFEWLPDGKLTLNLAWIEENGGVSDLAIFF from the exons GGGAAATTCACCGTGAGAGGTGTGCCATTACTCTCTCAGGTACCCAATAACGTCACTTTCAGTTCCTTCTCCTCAATCTGTGAACCCCGTGACGCCCCACCTTCCATCCTTCAACGTGTCATTGCCGTGTCACACAAAGGTGGCTTCTTCGGATTCTCCCAGGTTTCTCCCTCCGACAGATTAACAAACTCCTTAGGTAGTTTCAGTGGCAGAAACTTCCTTAGCATCTTCAGGTTCAAAACATGGTGGTCTACCCAGTGGGTAGGAAATTCCGGTTCAGACCTTCAAATGGAAACCCAGTGGGTCCTCATAGAAATCCCCGAAATAAAATCCTATGTTGTAATCATTCCCATCATTGAAAAATCTTTCAGGTCCGCACTTCACCCTGGCTCTGATGGCCATGTCATGATTTGTGCTGAGAGTGGTTCAACTCAAGTGAAAGCATCGAGTTTCGGTGCAATTGCTTATGTCCACGTTTCTGAGAACCCTTACAACGTGATGAAAGAAGCCTATAGTGTTCTCAGGGTTCACCTCGATTCGTTCAGGTTGTTGGAGGAGAAAACGGTGCCAAAAATTGCTGACAAGTTCGGTTGGTGCACTTGGGATGCGTTCTACTTAACCGTGAACCCTGTTGGGGTTTGGCATGGGCTTAAGGATTTTGCCGAGGGTGGGGTGGCTCCGAGGTTTGTTATCATTGATGATGGCTGGCAAAGTGTGAATTTTGATGGTGATGACCCCAACGTGGATGCTAAGAATCTTGTTCTTGGCGGGGAACAAATGACTGCGAGGCTTCATAGATTTGAAGAATGTGACAAGTTTGGAAGTTACCAAAAGGGGCTCCTTTTGGGTCCTAATGCTCCTTCTTTTAACCCAAAGACGGTTAAGGAGTTGATTGCGAAGGGGATAGAAGTTGAGCGTTTGGGGAAGCTGCGTGATGAGGCTGTTTCGTCTGGGGTTTCTGATTTGAGTTTGACCGAGATTGAGTCGAGGATTGTGAAGGTGAAAAAGGAAATTGATGATCTCTTTGGTGGGGAGGGAAAGGAGAACAAAGAATTATGTGGAGGGTGTTGTTGCAAAGCAAATGAGTGTGGTGGGATTAAGGCTTTCATAAGGGACTTGAGGACTGAATTCAAAggtttggatgatgtctatgtgTGGCATGCCCTTTGTGGCTCGTGGGGTGGTGTGAGGCCAGGAGCCACACACTTGAATTCCAAAATAACACCTTGCAAACTCTCCCCTGGCCTTGATGGGACCATGCAAGATCTTGCTGTGGTTAAAATAGTGGAAGGTTCCATAGGACTTGTTCATCCTGATCAAGCTAATGACTTGTACGATTCCATGCACTCTTATCTTGCCCAATCTGGTGTTACCGGAGTCAAAATTGACGTCTTTCat AGTCTTGAATATGTGTGCGAGGAATATGGAGGCAGAGTCGAGCTTGCAAAGGCTTATTACGATGGGTTGACAAACTCTATTGTCAAGAATTTTAATGGAAGTGGAATCATCGCTAGCATGCAGCAGTGCAACGACTTTTTCTTCCTTGGAACCAAGCAAATTCCCATGGGAAGAGTTG GGGATGACTTTTGGTTCCAAGACCCCAATGGGGACCCAATGGGAGTGTTCTGGTTACAAGGGGTGCACATGATTCACTGTGCCTACAACAGTTTGTGGATGGGGCAGATGATTCAGCCCGATTGGGACATGTTCCAATCGGATCATGTGTGTGCCAAATTTCATGCGGGTTCGAGGGCTATTTGTGGCGGTCCTGTCTATGTAAGTGACAGTGTGGGCTCTCATGACTTTGATCTCATTAAGATGCTTGTGTTCCCTGATGGTACCGTGCCCAAATGCATACATTTTGCACTTCCAACAAGAGATTGCCTTTTCAAGAACCCTCTCTTTGACCAAAAAACCGTTCTCAAAATTTGGAACTTCAACAAG TATGGAGGAGTTATTGGTGCTTTCAACTGTCAAGGGGCTGGTTGGGACCCTAAGATGAAGAAGATCAAGGGTTTCTCTGAATGCTACAGGCCAATTTCTTGTACTGTGCATGTAACTGAGGTTGAATGGGACCAAAAGAAAGAAGCAGTTCACATGGGTAAGGCAGAGGAGTATGTCGTGTATCTCAATCAGGCTGAGGAACTGCATTTCATGACCCCAAAGTCTGAACCACTCCAATTTACTATTCAACCTTCCACTTTTGAGATCTACAACTTTGTCCCAGTTGAAAAGCTAGGTGGCAGCATCAAATTTGCACCAATTGGGCTCACAAACATGTTCAACAGTGGAGGGACAATTCAAGAATTGGAGTGTGTTGAGAAGGGTGCAAAGGTTAAGGTTAAGGGTGATGGGAGATTCCTTGCTTACTCAAGTGAATCTCCAAAGAAGTTCCAACTGAATGGTTCTGATGTTGCTTTTGAGTGGCTCCCTGATGGAAAACTCACTCTCAACCTTGCTTGGATTGAAGAGAATGGCGGGGTTTCTGATTtggcaattttcttctag